A region from the Armatimonadota bacterium genome encodes:
- a CDS encoding methyltransferase domain-containing protein encodes MPAPARREIREFLDTPGQDPRALAALLSDLRRVNFRYGGLRLVLHYLDAFARQIPRRPLRVLDVATGGADIPVAITAWAARRGIAVRVVAVEVNPAVLVRARERTEREGVAVALVRADALRLPFGDDVFDIVNCGLTLHHFAEDDAIGLLREVDRVAGGAFVIHDVVRSWASYAGAWLDTRLFARSSLARHDGPVSVLRAFTVPEMRDLLDRAGLFSARVRRHGGFRAALVRPPADSRP; translated from the coding sequence ATGCCGGCCCCGGCCCGCCGCGAGATCCGCGAGTTCCTCGACACACCCGGGCAGGACCCCCGGGCGCTGGCCGCCCTGCTCTCTGACCTGCGCCGGGTGAACTTTCGCTACGGCGGCCTCCGGCTCGTCCTGCACTATCTCGACGCCTTCGCCAGGCAAATCCCCCGCCGGCCGCTGCGGGTGCTGGACGTCGCCACCGGCGGGGCGGACATTCCCGTGGCGATCACGGCCTGGGCGGCGCGGCGCGGCATCGCGGTGCGGGTGGTAGCGGTGGAGGTGAATCCCGCGGTGCTCGTCCGGGCCAGAGAACGCACGGAGCGGGAAGGCGTCGCGGTGGCGCTGGTGCGGGCCGACGCCCTGCGGCTGCCCTTCGGTGACGACGTCTTCGACATCGTGAACTGCGGCCTGACCCTCCACCACTTTGCCGAGGACGACGCCATCGGGCTCCTGCGGGAGGTCGACCGGGTGGCCGGCGGGGCGTTCGTGATCCACGACGTCGTGCGGTCCTGGGCCAGTTACGCCGGCGCGTGGCTGGACACGCGACTGTTCGCGCGGAGCAGCCTGGCCCGCCACGATGGGCCGGTCTCCGTCCTGCGGGCGTTCACCGTTCCCGAGATGCGTGACCTCCTCGATCGCGCCGGTCTTTTTTCGGCCCGCGTCCGGCGCCACGGCGGATTCCGCGCGGCCCTTGTCCGCCCGCCGGCTGACAGCCGTCCATGA
- a CDS encoding phosphodiester glycosidase family protein — translation MNAATAAPPRPVGGGSPVTAAQTMIGGVEWTTEGPIGKLLIRLDGPVNFRAYAERHSIVLDLWEAGNARWHTEAVDHEYVRRLRIRQYMPGLARIYLDLKKPARYKTFIKYHPQAVAVLVIPPWMATTPLPPSVAYEKMRVATGRGSTAVHVLRVDPRASDVEIRPVIAGDVGAGMETTSVVATRYDAVAGINGGFFSGTGAPLGMVVIDGELVSAPLPRRSVFAITRDGEPFIRAFEFQGRVQTAGNVVLWVSAVNRPPHAGAVAVYTPRYGPLTPALPTAAVVREGIVQRFASGRIMIPDRGYVLAVNQNDAALLTRHLTIGERVTVRFTLWPEADLVSALGGGPRLVKDGRVFVPFFWEWFPFRLFAQRAPRTAVGITAQGKLIFVTVDGRSRRNTGMTLDELARLMVSLGAREAMNLDGGGSATMVVGGRTVNEPSDGAERPVGSALLILRAGSAP, via the coding sequence GTGAACGCGGCGACGGCTGCTCCGCCCCGCCCGGTGGGCGGCGGGTCGCCGGTGACGGCGGCCCAGACCATGATTGGCGGCGTGGAGTGGACGACGGAAGGTCCCATCGGGAAACTCCTGATCCGCCTCGACGGCCCGGTGAACTTCCGAGCCTATGCGGAGCGGCACAGCATCGTCCTGGACCTGTGGGAGGCGGGGAACGCGCGCTGGCACACCGAGGCCGTCGACCACGAGTACGTGCGCCGGCTGCGCATCCGGCAGTACATGCCGGGGCTCGCCCGCATCTACCTGGACCTGAAGAAGCCGGCCCGCTACAAGACCTTCATCAAGTATCACCCCCAGGCGGTGGCGGTGCTGGTGATTCCCCCCTGGATGGCCACCACCCCGCTGCCGCCCAGCGTCGCCTACGAGAAGATGCGCGTGGCCACCGGGCGCGGGTCCACGGCCGTCCACGTCCTGCGCGTGGACCCGCGCGCCTCCGACGTGGAGATCCGGCCGGTGATTGCGGGAGACGTGGGCGCGGGCATGGAGACGACGAGCGTCGTGGCCACCCGGTATGACGCCGTGGCGGGGATCAACGGCGGCTTCTTCTCCGGCACGGGAGCCCCCCTGGGGATGGTGGTGATCGACGGAGAACTCGTCTCCGCCCCGCTCCCCCGGCGGTCGGTCTTCGCCATCACCCGCGACGGCGAGCCGTTCATCCGGGCCTTCGAGTTCCAGGGCCGCGTGCAGACCGCCGGCAACGTGGTGCTGTGGGTCTCGGCGGTGAACCGGCCACCCCACGCCGGCGCGGTGGCGGTCTACACCCCGCGCTACGGCCCCCTCACCCCCGCCCTGCCCACGGCCGCGGTCGTGCGGGAGGGGATCGTCCAGCGGTTTGCCTCGGGACGGATCATGATCCCCGACCGCGGGTACGTCCTTGCCGTCAATCAGAACGACGCCGCACTGCTCACCCGCCATCTCACGATCGGCGAGCGGGTCACGGTCCGGTTCACCCTCTGGCCGGAGGCGGACCTGGTCAGCGCCCTGGGCGGCGGCCCGCGGCTGGTCAAAGACGGCCGCGTCTTCGTCCCCTTCTTCTGGGAGTGGTTTCCCTTCCGGCTCTTCGCCCAGCGCGCTCCGCGAACCGCCGTGGGCATCACGGCCCAGGGGAAACTCATCTTTGTCACCGTGGACGGTCGCAGCCGGCGGAACACGGGCATGACGCTGGACGAGCTGGCCCGGTTGATGGTCAGCCTGGGCGCGCGGGAGGCGATGAACCTCGACGGCGGCGGCTCGGCCACGATGGTCGTCGGCGGCCGCACCGTGAACGAACCCTCGGACGGGGCGGAGCGCCCGGTGGGATCGGCGCTGCTCATCCTCCGCGCCGGCAGCGCTCCCTGA
- a CDS encoding cobyrinate a,c-diamide synthase codes for MNLPRIVVAGTHSGCGKTSVALGLIRALRRRGMTVQPYKAGPDFIDPSLLGVAAGRPARNLDCWMLPQATLVELLVRGAEQAQIAVIEGMMGLYDGHGGVGDDGSTAEVARILQAPVILVVDVGGSARSAAATALGFTAFDPRVNIAGVIANRVGGAAHVQMLREAMASSSAPLLGTLPWDDRLRLPERHLGLVPAAEASPEAAIEALADAVAANVDLDAVLRVARTAPPVVVHGPPAFPPISAPGSARIGVARDAAFTFYYQDGLELLEAYGARLVPVSPLKDAGLPEVDGLYLGGGFPEIYARELADNVPMRRAVARAIRQGMPVYAECGGMLYLAETLVDGTRRAEMVGVLPASARMHGRPIALNYVTVEAEADTLLLRTGESVRGHQFHWSTLEPTGPLPLAYRCMGGAGIAGGRDGIAMGAVLATFTHVHFAAKPEMAARFVAACRRFASAGAAR; via the coding sequence ATGAACCTTCCCCGCATCGTGGTGGCCGGGACCCACAGCGGCTGCGGTAAGACCTCGGTGGCCCTGGGCCTGATCCGCGCCCTCCGCCGCCGGGGGATGACGGTCCAGCCCTACAAAGCCGGCCCCGATTTCATCGACCCTTCGCTGCTGGGCGTCGCCGCCGGGCGTCCCGCCCGCAACCTGGATTGCTGGATGCTCCCTCAGGCCACCCTGGTGGAACTGCTGGTCCGGGGCGCGGAACAGGCCCAGATCGCGGTAATCGAAGGCATGATGGGGCTGTACGACGGTCACGGCGGCGTCGGCGACGACGGATCGACCGCCGAAGTGGCCAGGATCCTGCAGGCTCCCGTCATTCTGGTGGTCGACGTGGGCGGCTCCGCCCGCAGTGCCGCCGCCACAGCCCTGGGCTTCACGGCCTTCGACCCCCGGGTGAACATTGCCGGCGTGATCGCCAACCGGGTCGGCGGGGCGGCCCACGTCCAGATGCTGCGGGAGGCGATGGCCTCCTCCTCCGCCCCGCTGCTCGGCACTCTCCCCTGGGACGACCGGCTCCGGCTTCCCGAGCGTCATCTCGGCCTGGTGCCGGCCGCGGAGGCCTCCCCCGAGGCCGCGATCGAGGCGCTGGCCGACGCCGTGGCCGCGAATGTCGATCTCGATGCGGTGCTCCGGGTGGCCCGGACGGCCCCGCCCGTCGTCGTCCACGGGCCGCCGGCATTCCCGCCGATTTCCGCCCCGGGGTCGGCGCGGATCGGCGTGGCGCGCGACGCGGCCTTCACCTTCTACTACCAGGACGGGCTGGAACTGCTGGAGGCCTACGGCGCCCGGCTCGTTCCCGTGAGCCCGTTGAAGGATGCCGGTCTCCCGGAGGTGGACGGTTTGTACCTCGGCGGGGGATTCCCCGAAATCTACGCCCGCGAACTGGCGGACAACGTCCCGATGCGGCGCGCGGTGGCCAGGGCCATCCGGCAGGGGATGCCGGTCTACGCCGAGTGCGGAGGGATGCTGTACCTGGCCGAGACGCTTGTGGACGGGACGCGCCGGGCGGAGATGGTCGGGGTCCTGCCCGCGTCCGCCCGGATGCACGGACGCCCCATCGCCCTCAACTACGTCACCGTGGAGGCGGAGGCCGACACGCTGCTGCTGCGGACCGGCGAGTCGGTGCGCGGGCACCAGTTTCACTGGTCCACGCTGGAGCCGACCGGTCCGCTGCCACTGGCCTACCGCTGCATGGGTGGCGCGGGGATCGCCGGCGGCCGCGACGGCATCGCCATGGGGGCGGTACTGGCCACCTTCACCCACGTCCACTTCGCGGCGAAGCCCGAGATGGCCGCCCGTTTCGTGGCCGCCTGCCGCCGCTTCGCCTCCGCCGGTGCGGCGCGCTGA
- a CDS encoding alkaline phosphatase family protein yields the protein MKLTRYSWDAVAAYRSPFVTPLPRGAGGPALTRRVVLVVVDGLRLDASRAMTTLNSLREQGADFTAWTEEPSLSYPGWTVIASGATPEVSGVTTNWYEGRVPVDHLFASALSARLRTGVAGSPGWAMLFDGAVEARVLVKDPEDYTDVAAAHRTSAEATEGALDLLAQDVEFLLLHLPGVDILGHGFGGASPQYAEGVRRTDGHLAQVLQAVDLATTTLIVTADHGHTDAGGHGGWETAVKRVPLVLAGAGIRRGVQGADVRQSDIAPTVAALLGIPIPSHSQGRPLVEALDGDLSTLPRRWAEQQRNFYSYVAGFLGHLPLAALFTDARLNALHDDGPDGIVALADEIAGDYAAGREARLERERRRRLPVAVGAAFLPLIYLALHGRKRVLLPAALGAAVFFAVDYGLFFARGGSFSLSVFNSEAMIQRFFQRRLLDAAVAVSAGALLAGLLTARGGMGDAARAGLDTGMLTGYALLLQVLYFFWRWDIAFAWYLPDLRAGFKYYLDLLKMVPVGVLAPGYMLVAVLGRGIARTLFAFR from the coding sequence TTGAAACTCACCCGCTACTCCTGGGACGCCGTCGCGGCGTACCGCTCACCCTTCGTCACGCCGCTGCCCCGCGGGGCGGGCGGCCCGGCCCTGACCCGGCGGGTCGTCCTCGTCGTGGTGGACGGGCTGCGGCTGGATGCCTCCCGCGCGATGACGACGCTCAACAGCCTCCGAGAGCAGGGCGCGGACTTCACGGCCTGGACGGAGGAACCGTCGCTGTCCTATCCGGGCTGGACGGTGATCGCCTCCGGTGCGACCCCGGAGGTCAGCGGGGTGACCACCAACTGGTACGAAGGCCGGGTGCCGGTGGACCACCTCTTTGCCTCGGCGCTGTCGGCCCGTCTGCGCACCGGCGTGGCCGGCAGCCCGGGGTGGGCGATGCTCTTCGACGGCGCGGTGGAGGCCCGGGTGCTCGTGAAGGATCCAGAAGACTACACCGACGTCGCCGCCGCCCACCGAACCAGCGCGGAGGCCACGGAAGGGGCGCTGGACCTGCTGGCGCAGGACGTCGAGTTCCTCCTGCTCCACCTGCCGGGCGTCGACATCCTGGGCCACGGCTTCGGCGGCGCCAGTCCCCAGTACGCGGAGGGGGTGCGCCGCACGGACGGCCACCTCGCCCAGGTGCTGCAGGCCGTGGATCTCGCCACCACGACGTTGATCGTCACGGCGGACCACGGCCACACCGATGCCGGAGGGCACGGGGGATGGGAAACGGCGGTGAAGCGGGTGCCGCTGGTCCTGGCCGGAGCCGGCATCCGCCGCGGGGTGCAGGGGGCCGACGTCCGGCAATCCGACATCGCCCCCACCGTGGCCGCGCTGCTCGGCATCCCCATCCCGTCCCACAGCCAGGGACGTCCGCTGGTCGAGGCGCTCGACGGCGACCTCTCCACCCTTCCCCGGCGCTGGGCCGAGCAGCAGCGCAACTTCTACAGCTACGTCGCCGGATTTCTCGGCCACCTGCCCCTGGCGGCGCTCTTCACCGATGCCCGGTTGAACGCCCTCCACGATGACGGACCGGACGGCATCGTCGCCCTGGCCGACGAGATCGCAGGGGACTACGCCGCCGGGCGGGAGGCGCGCCTGGAACGGGAGCGGCGGCGGCGCCTGCCTGTCGCCGTCGGCGCGGCGTTCCTCCCTCTCATCTACCTCGCCCTGCACGGGCGCAAGCGCGTGCTGCTGCCGGCGGCGCTCGGGGCGGCGGTCTTCTTCGCCGTCGACTACGGCCTGTTCTTCGCCCGGGGGGGCTCGTTCTCGCTCAGCGTGTTCAACAGCGAGGCGATGATTCAGCGGTTCTTCCAGCGCCGGCTGCTCGATGCGGCCGTCGCCGTCTCCGCCGGGGCGCTGCTGGCCGGCCTGCTCACGGCGCGGGGCGGGATGGGCGATGCCGCCCGGGCCGGCCTGGACACCGGAATGCTGACCGGCTACGCGCTGCTGCTGCAGGTGCTCTACTTCTTCTGGCGGTGGGACATTGCGTTCGCCTGGTACCTGCCGGACCTGCGGGCGGGCTTCAAGTACTACCTGGACCTGCTGAAGATGGTCCCCGTGGGGGTCCTGGCGCCGGGCTACATGCTGGTCGCCGTGCTGGGCCGCGGGATCGCCCGGACGCTGTTCGCCTTCCGCTAG
- a CDS encoding iron-sulfur cluster assembly protein: MPWYNQAMVETTERQDTEALTREQVVDVLKTIYDPEIPVNIYDLGLIYDLQITGWNVAIKMTLTAVGCPIGPYVAEEIRNKLQSVGADQVQVEFVWSPPWTPERLSEDGRVALQSLGFPV; encoded by the coding sequence TTGCCGTGGTACAATCAGGCCATGGTGGAGACGACGGAGCGGCAGGACACGGAGGCGCTGACCCGGGAGCAGGTCGTCGACGTCCTGAAGACGATCTACGACCCGGAGATCCCGGTGAACATCTATGACCTGGGGTTGATCTACGACCTGCAGATCACCGGGTGGAACGTGGCGATCAAGATGACGCTCACCGCCGTGGGGTGTCCGATCGGTCCCTATGTGGCGGAAGAGATCCGCAACAAACTGCAGTCCGTCGGGGCCGACCAGGTTCAGGTGGAGTTTGTCTGGAGCCCGCCCTGGACACCGGAGCGGCTCTCCGAGGACGGCCGCGTCGCCCTGCAGAGCCTCGGCTTTCCCGTCTAG
- a CDS encoding UPF0182 family protein — protein sequence MRLRLWLLILFVLLFILAPTLARWYTDWLWFGELGYRRVFWVPLLSRIGVTAVVGGGLFLLLVLNLRPLLPAREADIIDLEPRGPRRFRRPIRSRGGTLLWSLAGLLAFAAGLAASRRWAMFQQFVHSRRFGVADPLHGADVGFYVFRLPVYQYLEGALFGWLVAIFLVVAAGYYLRYASRMVRGVWALPGGARAHLSLLAGLTLLVRGWGFWLDAYGLVYSPRGAIFGATYTDVHAVLPALRLLAALFVIAALLLFANVRARTIRFAVLTVLGIAVAWVAGLGVYPRLVQQFRVAPNELTVETPYLRHGIAATLRAFGLDRIREVSFSADAVTAEIVERNRATIDNVRLWDYRPLLSAYRQLQTLRPYYVFGDVDIDRYRVDGGQRQVMLAARELDSGRLTAQARTWVNQHLVYTHGYGLVMSPVNRITEEGMPEFFIKDIPPVAVRGLTVTRPQIYFGEHTGRYVIVNTAVQELDYPSGDTNVYTAYSGRGGIRLTPLRRLAFAYRFGDLKLLLSRDIGAQSRILFARDLGSRLRRLAPFLTYDTDPYLVLVGGRLVWIVDAYTTSSRYPYATPHDGINYIRNSVKVVVDAYEGTVDFYIVDPGDPVVDSLAGIFPELFKPAAAMPEEIRAHLRYPVDMFEIQAQVYATFHMRDPRVFYNREDLWTIPTELFGNESVPVEPYYVTMRLGNEPRPEFILILPFAPANRDNLIAWMAARNDAPAYGELVVYRFPKDRLAFGPMQVESRINQDPVISQQLTLWNQEGSRVIRGNLLVIPLEDTLMYVEPLFLQAERSTLPELKRVIVASGPRIVMAESLEAALDQLLGRTPGPTRPAGSPPAGGTIGELIRQAREAYDRAQQRLRQGDFAGYGQEFERLGELLRRLEQVERP from the coding sequence GTGAGACTGCGTCTGTGGCTGCTGATCCTCTTCGTCCTGCTCTTCATCCTGGCGCCGACGCTGGCCCGCTGGTACACGGACTGGCTGTGGTTCGGCGAGCTGGGCTACCGCCGCGTCTTCTGGGTGCCGCTGCTGTCGCGCATCGGCGTCACGGCCGTCGTCGGCGGGGGCCTGTTCCTCCTCTTGGTCCTGAACCTCCGTCCGCTGCTGCCGGCGCGCGAGGCCGACATCATCGATCTCGAGCCCCGGGGCCCCCGCCGCTTCCGCCGGCCGATCCGCTCCCGCGGGGGGACGCTGCTCTGGTCGCTGGCCGGCCTGCTGGCCTTCGCCGCCGGGCTCGCGGCCAGCCGGCGGTGGGCGATGTTCCAGCAGTTCGTGCACAGCCGCCGATTCGGGGTCGCCGACCCGCTCCACGGCGCCGACGTGGGATTCTACGTCTTCCGCCTCCCCGTCTACCAGTACCTGGAGGGGGCGCTCTTCGGGTGGCTGGTCGCGATCTTCCTGGTCGTGGCCGCCGGGTACTACCTGCGCTACGCCTCACGGATGGTGCGCGGGGTGTGGGCTCTGCCCGGGGGCGCGCGCGCCCACCTCAGCCTGCTGGCCGGGCTGACGCTCCTGGTGCGCGGCTGGGGGTTCTGGCTGGATGCCTACGGCCTGGTGTACTCCCCGCGCGGGGCGATCTTCGGGGCCACCTATACCGATGTGCACGCCGTCCTGCCCGCGCTGCGGTTGCTTGCCGCGCTGTTCGTCATCGCCGCCCTGCTGCTCTTCGCCAACGTGCGGGCCCGCACGATCCGCTTCGCCGTCCTCACCGTCCTGGGAATCGCCGTGGCCTGGGTCGCCGGGCTCGGCGTCTACCCGCGCCTCGTCCAGCAGTTCCGCGTCGCGCCCAACGAGCTGACGGTGGAGACGCCCTACCTCCGCCACGGGATCGCCGCGACGCTGCGGGCCTTCGGCCTGGATCGGATCCGCGAGGTGAGCTTTTCCGCGGATGCCGTCACCGCAGAGATCGTGGAGCGGAACCGCGCCACCATCGACAACGTGCGGCTGTGGGACTACCGTCCGCTGCTCTCCGCCTACCGGCAACTGCAGACCCTCCGACCCTACTACGTCTTCGGCGACGTGGACATCGACCGCTACCGGGTCGACGGCGGGCAGCGCCAGGTGATGCTCGCCGCGCGCGAACTGGACAGCGGCCGTCTGACGGCGCAGGCCCGCACCTGGGTGAACCAGCACCTGGTCTACACCCACGGGTACGGCCTGGTGATGAGCCCGGTGAACCGCATCACGGAGGAGGGGATGCCGGAGTTCTTCATCAAGGACATCCCGCCCGTCGCGGTGCGCGGGCTGACCGTGACCCGGCCGCAGATCTACTTCGGGGAGCACACCGGCCGTTACGTCATCGTCAATACGGCCGTCCAGGAGCTGGACTACCCCAGCGGCGATACCAATGTATACACGGCCTACAGCGGTCGCGGCGGGATCCGGCTCACCCCGCTGCGACGCCTGGCCTTCGCCTATCGCTTCGGGGATCTCAAGCTGCTGCTCTCGCGGGACATCGGCGCCCAGAGTCGGATCCTCTTCGCCCGGGACCTCGGAAGCCGGCTGCGGCGTCTGGCGCCCTTTCTCACCTACGACACCGATCCCTACCTCGTCCTCGTGGGCGGCCGTCTGGTCTGGATCGTGGACGCCTACACCACGAGCAGCCGCTATCCCTACGCCACCCCCCACGACGGGATCAACTACATCCGCAACTCGGTGAAGGTGGTGGTGGATGCGTACGAGGGGACGGTGGACTTCTACATCGTCGACCCCGGCGACCCGGTGGTGGACAGCCTGGCCGGGATCTTCCCCGAACTGTTCAAACCCGCCGCGGCGATGCCGGAGGAGATCCGTGCGCACCTGCGCTATCCGGTGGACATGTTCGAGATTCAGGCGCAGGTCTACGCCACCTTCCATATGCGTGATCCGCGGGTCTTCTACAACCGGGAAGACCTCTGGACGATCCCCACCGAGCTCTTCGGGAACGAGTCGGTGCCGGTGGAGCCCTACTACGTGACGATGCGCCTGGGGAACGAGCCCCGGCCCGAGTTCATCCTGATCCTCCCCTTCGCTCCCGCCAACCGGGACAACCTGATCGCCTGGATGGCGGCCCGCAACGACGCTCCGGCGTACGGCGAGCTGGTCGTCTACCGTTTCCCCAAGGATCGTTTGGCGTTCGGGCCGATGCAGGTGGAGTCCCGCATCAACCAGGACCCCGTGATCAGCCAGCAGCTGACGCTGTGGAACCAGGAAGGCTCGCGCGTCATTCGGGGGAACCTGCTCGTCATCCCGCTCGAGGACACCCTGATGTATGTCGAGCCGCTGTTTCTGCAGGCGGAGCGCAGCACGCTGCCGGAACTGAAGCGGGTGATCGTGGCCAGCGGCCCCCGCATCGTCATGGCGGAGAGCCTGGAGGCGGCCCTGGACCAGCTGCTGGGGCGGACGCCGGGTCCGACGCGGCCGGCCGGCTCCCCGCCGGCAGGCGGGACGATCGGCGAGCTGATCCGTCAGGCCCGGGAGGCCTACGATCGGGCGCAGCAACGGCTCCGGCAGGGAGACTTTGCGGGTTACGGACAGGAGTTCGAACGACTGGGCGAGCTGCTCCGCCGGTTGGAGCAGGTCGAGCGGCCGTAA
- the menC gene encoding o-succinylbenzoate synthase: MKIERAELRIVELPLVFPFETSFGREETKTCVLVRLFADGLEGWGEAPAARAPLYNEETVGTAWHVLEAFILPLVLGRDFAHPSEFPPLVRHLRRHHMAKAGVEAALWDLYARSRGISLARTLGGTRERIDVGVSLGIEPTVGTLLQRVEEFLTRGYRRVKVKIKPGWDVAVVQAIRRSFGQIRLQVDANSAYTLEQAAVLRDLDDYELLLIEQPLGEDDLVDHARLQPQLRTPLCLDESIVSPDDARKALEIGACRIINIKAARLSGLTAAVATHDLCQRAGAPVWCGGLLETGIGRAANIALASLPNFTLPADLSASDRYFQEDLIDPPVTINPDGTVTVPRAPGLGFQVRLDRIEQVTTRRASFAPA, encoded by the coding sequence GTGAAGATCGAACGTGCCGAACTGCGGATCGTGGAGCTCCCCCTGGTCTTCCCCTTCGAGACGAGCTTCGGGCGGGAGGAGACGAAAACGTGCGTGCTGGTGCGGCTCTTTGCCGACGGGCTGGAGGGCTGGGGTGAGGCCCCGGCCGCGCGGGCGCCTCTCTACAATGAGGAAACCGTCGGCACGGCCTGGCATGTGCTGGAGGCCTTCATCCTGCCCCTGGTGCTGGGCCGCGACTTCGCCCACCCGTCGGAGTTCCCCCCGCTGGTCCGCCACCTCCGCCGCCACCACATGGCCAAGGCCGGGGTGGAGGCCGCGCTGTGGGACCTCTACGCCCGGTCCCGCGGGATCAGCCTGGCCCGGACTCTGGGGGGCACCCGGGAGCGGATCGACGTCGGCGTCAGCCTGGGGATCGAACCGACGGTGGGCACGCTGCTTCAACGTGTCGAGGAGTTCCTCACCCGCGGCTATCGTCGGGTCAAGGTGAAGATCAAACCGGGATGGGATGTCGCCGTCGTGCAGGCCATCCGCCGGAGCTTTGGCCAGATCCGGCTCCAGGTTGACGCCAACTCGGCCTATACGCTGGAGCAGGCCGCCGTGCTCCGCGATCTCGACGACTACGAGTTGCTGCTCATCGAGCAGCCGCTGGGGGAGGATGATCTCGTCGATCACGCCCGGCTGCAACCGCAGCTGCGTACCCCTTTGTGTCTGGACGAGTCCATCGTCAGCCCGGACGACGCCCGCAAGGCCCTGGAGATCGGCGCCTGCCGGATCATCAACATCAAGGCGGCGCGTCTGAGCGGCCTGACCGCGGCCGTGGCCACCCACGACCTGTGCCAGCGCGCCGGCGCCCCCGTCTGGTGCGGAGGTCTGCTGGAGACGGGCATCGGCAGGGCGGCGAATATCGCCCTGGCCTCGCTCCCGAATTTCACCCTTCCGGCCGACCTCTCGGCCAGCGATCGCTACTTCCAGGAGGACCTCATCGATCCGCCGGTGACGATCAACCCGGACGGCACGGTCACCGTCCCCCGCGCTCCCGGCCTCGGGTTCCAGGTCCGCCTGGACCGGATCGAGCAGGTCACCACGCGCCGGGCGTCTTTCGCCCCGGCCTGA
- a CDS encoding GNAT family N-acetyltransferase, with product MDDIVIRPLTALADLRAVEALQQEVWGMPDRDVVPTHHLLASVSAGGLVLGAFDTTGALIGFCYGFVGLREGRPLFYSHMAGVVRSWRGRGVGFRLKQAQREAALARGLERMVWTFDPLQAPNAHLNLHRLGACASRYYVDYYGEMPDALNRGLPSDRLEVDWWLRSERVRLLAGGRPPSGEVLDEEGALLRIEIPADFDALRRTDIEGVRRWRLRTREAFQRAFAAGYEAVDFVQGAYILRKKRAEVAG from the coding sequence ATGGATGACATCGTGATCCGTCCGCTCACCGCGCTGGCCGACCTCCGCGCCGTCGAAGCGCTACAGCAGGAGGTGTGGGGCATGCCCGATCGCGACGTCGTCCCCACCCACCACCTGCTGGCCTCGGTCTCCGCCGGCGGTCTGGTCCTGGGCGCCTTCGACACGACAGGAGCACTGATCGGATTCTGCTACGGCTTCGTCGGCCTGCGCGAGGGACGACCGCTCTTCTACTCCCACATGGCCGGCGTGGTCCGGAGCTGGCGGGGGCGGGGTGTCGGCTTCCGCCTCAAACAGGCGCAGCGCGAGGCCGCCCTGGCCCGGGGGTTGGAACGGATGGTCTGGACCTTTGACCCCCTCCAGGCGCCCAACGCCCACCTCAACCTGCACCGGCTCGGCGCCTGCGCGTCGCGGTATTACGTGGACTACTACGGGGAGATGCCGGACGCCCTGAACCGCGGCCTGCCCAGCGACCGCCTGGAGGTCGACTGGTGGCTGCGCAGCGAGCGCGTGAGGCTGCTGGCCGGCGGGCGGCCGCCGTCCGGCGAAGTCCTCGACGAGGAGGGCGCCCTCCTCCGGATCGAGATCCCCGCCGACTTCGACGCCCTCCGGCGGACCGACATCGAGGGCGTCCGGCGGTGGCGGCTGCGCACCCGCGAGGCGTTTCAACGCGCCTTCGCCGCCGGCTACGAGGCCGTGGACTTCGTCCAGGGGGCGTACATCCTGCGGAAGAAACGCGCGGAGGTGGCCGGGTGA